One window of the Podospora pseudopauciseta strain CBS 411.78 chromosome 4, whole genome shotgun sequence genome contains the following:
- a CDS encoding hypothetical protein (EggNog:ENOG502I848; COG:S), producing MNTSRCTAIILVLDVACTRFRASSTKANAGKMKLSFSLLLPLLVIAQETTLGTGAHFRLTRYSGTGCPEGSSNITISETGEWITITYSQFRTYLGPDYTRAERGKTCHVYLAIIAPSVDHLPQGVQGVQHTLADSVYEGYYTQLDDGVTALHHSTYYTHDLGPFNVVATATFDGGETGKAPGKSYSETREIPLSSLEYGRCVQPGARMSVFYAHDQITMSSSNPEARGVSVAGDTADLLYTRRIRVLWQACTP from the exons ATGAATACCTCTCGATGCACCGCGATAATTCTGGTGCTAGATGTGGCATGTACCAGGTTCAGAGCTTCCTCGACGAAG GCAAACGCCGGCAAAATGAAGCTTTCATTTTCTCTTCTACTTCCTTTGCTCGTGATAGCCCAGGAGACAACCCTGGGAACAGGAGCGCATTTCCGGCTGACAAGATACTCCGGCACTGGCTGCCCGGAAGGCTCGAGCAACATAACAATCTCAGAAACAGGTGAGTGGATCACTATTACCTACAGCCAATTTCGAACCTACCTTGGGCCAGACTATACTCGAGCGGAGAGGGGTAAGACCTGTCATGTTTATCTCGCTATCATTGCCCCGAGCGTCGACCATCTCCCTCAAGGGGTTCAAGGGGTGCAGCACACGCTTGCGGACAGCGTATATGAAGGATACTACACTCAGCTCGATGATGGAGTGACAGCTCTTCACCACAGCACATACTACACCCATGATTTGGGCCCCTTCAACGTGGTCGCGACGGCAACAttcgatggtggtgagacCGGCAAAGCACCTGGCAAATCGTACAGCGAGACCAGAGAGATCCCTCTCAGCTCCCTGGAGTATGGCCGCTGTGTCCAACCAGGTGCTAGAATGTCGGTATTCTATGCCCACGATCAGATCACCATGAGCAGCTCAAATCCAGAAGCCCGTGGCGTTTCGGTTGCGGGCGACACGGCCGACTTGTTGTATACGCGCCGTATCAGAGTCCT ATGGCAAGCGTGTACTCCGTAA